A genome region from Microbacterium sp. CGR2 includes the following:
- a CDS encoding phage holin family protein: MRFIIRVVVNAFAIWVVTLIPVLQVTLRAFPPGETLQVVLTLLAVAAIFALVNTIIGTVVKIVAFPLYILTLGLIGFVINGFLLWLTAWITSGFGWGLEVGHFWWSVVAALIISVINGVFGFILRPQNKKSRRD; this comes from the coding sequence ATGCGCTTCATCATCCGTGTCGTCGTCAACGCGTTCGCCATCTGGGTCGTCACCCTGATCCCGGTGCTGCAGGTGACGCTTCGCGCCTTCCCTCCCGGTGAGACGCTGCAGGTCGTGCTGACCCTGCTCGCCGTCGCCGCGATCTTCGCGCTGGTGAACACCATCATCGGCACGGTCGTGAAGATCGTCGCCTTCCCGCTGTACATCCTCACCCTCGGGCTCATCGGCTTCGTGATCAACGGCTTCCTGCTCTGGCTCACTGCCTGGATCACGAGCGGATTCGGCTGGGGACTCGAGGTCGGCCACTTCTGGTGGAGCGTCGTCGCCGCCCTCATCATCTCGGTCATCAACGGCGTCTTCGGCTTCATCCTGCGTCCGCAGAACAAGAAGTCGCGCCGCGACTGA
- a CDS encoding PIN domain nuclease yields MILVDSSVWIAYLRDADSAVVEALETLLSSETEVAITEPVVMELLAGARRPAELARLEALTNGLPLIPIEPASDYRDAAGLYRASAANGHPIRSMTDCVIAAVAIRRRMSLLQHDRDFAYLAAISPLRLHPFEA; encoded by the coding sequence GTGATCCTCGTCGACTCATCCGTCTGGATCGCGTACCTCCGAGACGCCGACTCTGCGGTGGTTGAAGCGCTTGAGACTCTGCTCTCCTCAGAAACCGAAGTGGCGATCACGGAACCTGTCGTGATGGAGCTGCTCGCCGGCGCGAGAAGGCCCGCCGAGTTGGCGCGGCTCGAGGCTCTCACGAACGGGCTGCCACTGATTCCGATCGAGCCCGCGAGCGACTACCGGGATGCTGCGGGGCTGTATCGGGCATCCGCGGCGAACGGACACCCGATCCGGAGCATGACCGACTGTGTGATCGCCGCGGTCGCCATTCGTCGCCGGATGTCGTTGTTGCAGCACGACCGCGACTTCGCCTACCTCGCCGCGATCAGCCCGTTGCGCCTGCATCCGTTCGAGGCCTGA
- a CDS encoding type II toxin-antitoxin system VapB family antitoxin, translating to MTRTNIDIDDDLVGEVMRRFDLSTKKEAVDLALRRLVGVPLTKDFLLGLRGSGWSGDLDAMRDDPPTGSTAE from the coding sequence ATGACCCGCACCAACATCGACATCGACGATGATCTCGTCGGCGAGGTCATGCGACGTTTCGACCTCTCCACGAAGAAGGAAGCGGTCGACCTCGCGCTCCGCCGTCTCGTGGGGGTGCCTCTTACCAAAGACTTCCTCCTGGGCCTGCGAGGAAGCGGCTGGAGTGGCGACCTTGATGCGATGCGGGATGATCCGCCGACCGGATCGACTGCGGAGTGA
- a CDS encoding low molecular weight protein-tyrosine-phosphatase — protein MAEAVFRDLAERQGLGARIVSRSAGTGDWHLGERADHRTVDSLARHGYDGSQHRARQFTAASFAENDLVVALDRTHERILREWARDEDEEGKVTLLLAFDPDASTHDVPDPYYAGAEMFDSVLSMIETATRGLFRQLEPALRLPRTPRL, from the coding sequence ATGGCCGAGGCCGTGTTCCGCGACCTCGCGGAGCGCCAGGGACTCGGCGCGCGGATCGTCTCCCGCAGCGCGGGAACCGGCGACTGGCACCTCGGGGAACGTGCCGACCACCGCACGGTCGATTCCCTCGCCCGCCACGGGTACGACGGCTCCCAGCACCGAGCACGCCAATTCACCGCGGCATCCTTCGCCGAGAACGATCTGGTCGTCGCCCTCGACCGCACCCATGAACGCATCCTCCGCGAGTGGGCGCGCGACGAAGACGAAGAGGGCAAGGTCACGCTGCTTCTGGCCTTCGACCCGGACGCATCGACCCACGACGTCCCCGACCCCTACTACGCGGGCGCGGAAATGTTCGATTCAGTGCTCAGTATGATTGAGACGGCGACTCGGGGCCTGTTCCGCCAGCTCGAACCCGCTCTGCGTCTCCCCCGCACGCCCCGCCTCTGA
- the purB gene encoding adenylosuccinate lyase, translating to MTFQPSLPPQPLSPLDGRYRGAVTGLADFLSEAGLNRARVEVEVEWLIALTDRSLFETSPLSDADKERLRALYRDFGQDEIDWLAEKEAVTQHDVKAIEYLVRDRLATLGLDAVAELTHFACTSEDINSASYALTVKRAVEEVWLPALDTVIAKLRELAVEHADAAMLARTHGQPATPTTMGKELAVFAWRLERVRGQIAASDYLAKFSGATGTWSAHLAADPDADWPTIAREYIEGLGLGFNILTTQIESHDWQVELYDRVRHAGGILHNLATDIWTYISLGYFAQIPVAGATGSSTMPHKINPIRFENAEANLELSGALLASLGQTLVTSRLQRDLTDSTTQRNIGVAFGHSLLALDNLRRGLNAISLSRDVLLADLDVNWEVLAEAIQTVIRAEVVAGRSTISDPYALLKELTRGHRVGGADLAAFVEKLEIGDAAKQRLLALTPATYTGIAERLAR from the coding sequence CTGACTTTCCAGCCTTCGCTCCCGCCCCAGCCTCTGAGCCCGCTCGACGGTCGCTATCGTGGCGCCGTCACCGGACTCGCCGACTTCCTCTCCGAGGCCGGTCTGAATCGCGCGCGGGTCGAGGTCGAGGTGGAGTGGCTGATCGCACTCACCGATCGCTCCCTGTTCGAGACGAGCCCGCTCTCGGATGCCGATAAGGAGCGCCTGCGCGCTCTCTACCGCGACTTCGGGCAGGACGAGATCGACTGGCTCGCCGAGAAGGAAGCAGTCACCCAGCACGACGTGAAGGCGATCGAGTACCTGGTGCGCGACCGTCTCGCAACGCTCGGACTCGACGCCGTCGCCGAACTCACCCACTTCGCCTGCACGAGCGAGGACATCAACTCGGCGTCGTACGCGCTCACGGTGAAGCGAGCTGTCGAAGAGGTCTGGCTGCCCGCGCTCGACACCGTCATCGCGAAGCTCCGCGAACTCGCCGTCGAGCACGCGGATGCCGCGATGCTCGCACGCACGCACGGTCAGCCCGCGACGCCGACGACGATGGGCAAGGAACTGGCCGTCTTCGCCTGGCGCCTCGAGCGCGTGCGCGGTCAGATCGCGGCCTCCGACTATCTGGCGAAGTTCTCCGGCGCGACCGGGACCTGGTCGGCTCACCTGGCGGCCGACCCGGACGCCGACTGGCCGACCATCGCCCGCGAGTACATCGAGGGTCTCGGGCTCGGCTTCAACATCCTCACCACGCAGATCGAATCGCACGATTGGCAGGTCGAGCTCTACGACCGCGTACGCCATGCCGGCGGCATCCTGCACAATCTCGCCACCGACATCTGGACGTACATCTCCCTCGGCTACTTCGCGCAGATCCCGGTCGCCGGAGCCACCGGCTCGTCGACGATGCCGCACAAGATCAACCCGATCCGCTTCGAGAACGCCGAGGCGAACCTCGAGCTCTCCGGTGCGCTGCTCGCCTCGCTCGGCCAGACGCTCGTCACGAGCCGCCTGCAGCGAGACCTCACCGACTCGACCACGCAGCGCAACATCGGCGTCGCCTTCGGCCACTCGCTCCTCGCGCTCGACAACCTGCGCCGGGGTTTGAACGCCATCTCGCTGTCGCGCGATGTCCTCCTCGCCGACCTCGACGTGAACTGGGAGGTGCTCGCCGAGGCGATCCAGACCGTCATCCGCGCCGAGGTCGTCGCGGGCCGCTCGACGATCAGCGACCCGTACGCCCTGCTCAAAGAACTCACCCGTGGCCACCGCGTCGGTGGCGCCGACCTGGCGGCCTTCGTCGAGAAGCTGGAGATCGGGGATGCTGCGAAGCAACGCCTCCTCGCCCTGACTCCTGCCACCTACACGGGCATCGCCGAGCGTCTGGCCCGCTGA
- a CDS encoding MFS transporter: MTASVERASIGFRSARGPILGALMLATGLIAIDATILATAVPSIVRDLGSYQQFPWLFSVYLLAQAVSVPIYSRFADTIGRKPIILLGIALFLLGSVLCGLAWSMPALIVFRIVQGLGAGAVAPMAMTIVGDIYTVAERAKVQGYIASVWAISSVVGPALGGIFAQLEAWRWIFWVNVPLCLIAGWMLLRKYHEEKQTKRHRIDYAGALLLTVGLTALILGMLEGGNAWAWFSVQSALCFGVGVAALAVFAAVERRTVEPVVDLRLAARPLILTTTIVSMGVGALMMGVTSFAPAYLEGSIGIAPLLSGLAVAALTLGWPLSAANAGRLYLRIGFRRTTLIGMSIATIAAITLAAVSSWPNVFVVAAVAFVFGFGLGWSAAPTLIAAQASVGWGERGAVTGMNAFARSAGSAVGVAVFGAISNTVIAQGGGPEDPDTIIRASVWVFIAVAITAALTLLAAVFMPKDDPESLSGGAGGSGAGQPELR, translated from the coding sequence GTGACTGCCTCCGTCGAACGCGCCTCCATCGGGTTCCGGTCGGCGCGAGGGCCCATTCTCGGAGCGCTGATGCTCGCGACCGGGCTGATCGCCATCGATGCCACGATCCTCGCGACGGCCGTGCCCAGCATCGTGCGCGATCTCGGGAGCTATCAGCAGTTCCCCTGGCTGTTCTCCGTCTACTTGCTTGCGCAGGCGGTGAGCGTCCCCATCTACTCACGGTTCGCCGACACCATCGGACGCAAGCCGATCATCCTCCTCGGCATCGCCCTCTTCCTTCTGGGTTCGGTCCTCTGCGGTCTCGCCTGGAGCATGCCGGCGCTCATCGTGTTCCGCATCGTCCAGGGGCTCGGCGCCGGGGCAGTCGCGCCGATGGCCATGACGATCGTCGGCGACATCTACACGGTCGCCGAGCGCGCCAAGGTGCAGGGCTACATCGCGAGCGTCTGGGCGATCTCATCGGTCGTCGGGCCTGCGCTCGGCGGCATCTTCGCCCAGCTCGAGGCGTGGCGGTGGATCTTCTGGGTCAACGTCCCGCTCTGCCTGATCGCGGGGTGGATGCTGCTGCGCAAGTATCACGAGGAGAAGCAGACGAAGCGTCACCGCATCGACTATGCCGGTGCGCTGCTCCTCACCGTCGGCCTCACCGCGCTCATCCTCGGCATGCTCGAGGGAGGGAACGCCTGGGCGTGGTTCTCGGTGCAGAGTGCGCTCTGCTTCGGAGTCGGCGTGGCTGCTCTCGCGGTCTTCGCGGCTGTGGAACGGCGCACGGTCGAGCCGGTCGTCGATCTCCGACTCGCTGCGCGTCCGCTGATCCTGACCACGACCATCGTCTCGATGGGCGTGGGAGCGTTGATGATGGGCGTGACGAGCTTCGCCCCGGCCTACCTGGAGGGATCCATCGGCATCGCGCCCCTGCTGTCAGGGCTCGCCGTGGCCGCCCTCACCCTCGGTTGGCCCCTGTCCGCCGCGAACGCAGGACGGCTGTATCTCCGCATCGGCTTCCGGCGCACCACGCTGATCGGCATGAGCATCGCGACGATCGCGGCCATCACCCTCGCGGCGGTGTCCTCCTGGCCGAACGTGTTCGTCGTCGCCGCGGTCGCATTCGTGTTCGGCTTCGGGCTCGGCTGGAGCGCGGCCCCGACGCTGATCGCCGCTCAGGCGTCGGTCGGCTGGGGCGAGCGCGGCGCCGTGACGGGCATGAACGCCTTCGCGCGGTCCGCGGGCAGTGCCGTCGGGGTCGCCGTGTTCGGGGCGATCTCGAACACGGTGATCGCCCAGGGCGGGGGCCCGGAAGACCCGGACACGATCATCCGAGCCTCGGTCTGGGTGTTCATCGCGGTGGCGATCACCGCGGCTCTCACACTGCTCGCGGCGGTCTTCATGCCGAAGGATGACCCGGAGAGCCTTTCCGGCGGCGCCGGCGGCAGTGGTGCCGGACAACCCGAACTACGCTGA
- a CDS encoding acyl-CoA synthetase, producing MSAPARAFTMRHVQLLRALFAAIAAVMITFSSDHSAPVGLSVFSGFVFVTALVQVLAAWLVLPAGSRWSSVLLAAVGIVAGMVSGIPVWRSDDLFFIVVIGWAVVSGGIELLAGIRARRTNDPLARDAITVGAFGVLLGILLLLIPSGFVQEYTIDQAGTFVLSGIILGVGMFGGYAAIVAVFLGIAGLTPKNADAVVDERSALPDTGVAAPNASDTDHSAASAERGGDR from the coding sequence ATGTCTGCCCCTGCTCGCGCATTCACCATGCGACACGTTCAGCTGTTGCGCGCGCTGTTCGCGGCGATCGCCGCCGTGATGATCACGTTCTCGTCCGACCACTCCGCGCCGGTCGGCCTCTCCGTCTTCAGCGGCTTCGTCTTCGTGACGGCGTTGGTCCAGGTGCTCGCCGCCTGGCTCGTGCTGCCGGCGGGGTCGCGGTGGTCGTCCGTGCTGCTCGCCGCGGTCGGGATCGTCGCCGGCATGGTCAGCGGCATCCCCGTCTGGCGCTCAGATGACCTGTTCTTCATCGTCGTCATCGGGTGGGCCGTCGTCAGCGGTGGCATCGAGCTCCTTGCCGGCATCCGCGCACGGCGCACGAACGACCCGTTGGCGCGCGATGCGATCACCGTCGGCGCGTTCGGTGTTCTGCTCGGCATCCTGCTTCTGCTGATCCCGTCCGGGTTCGTGCAGGAATACACGATCGACCAGGCCGGCACCTTCGTGCTCTCGGGCATCATCCTCGGGGTCGGCATGTTCGGCGGCTATGCGGCGATCGTCGCGGTGTTCCTCGGCATCGCCGGTCTCACGCCGAAGAACGCGGATGCCGTCGTCGACGAACGATCCGCACTGCCCGACACCGGTGTCGCCGCCCCGAACGCTTCCGACACCGATCACAGCGCAGCCTCGGCCGAGCGCGGAGGAGACCGATGA
- a CDS encoding sulfurtransferase codes for MSSFVTATDLNDLLSQGAPVRVIDVRWRLDRPDGRDDYLAGHIPGAVFVPLDAELSTHGEPVEGRHPLPSTQTLQAAARRWGVRTGDTVIAYDDAKGVSAARAWWLLRQAGVDVRVLAGGIRAWKSAGLPLATDDVSPDSGDVVLEEIGRDALSIDEVAAFPASGVLLDVRAPERYRGETEPLDPLAGHIPGARNLPTMLHLDAEGRMLDPETVRANFAGVGVTGAAPVAAYCGSGVTAAHTALVLSEIGIEAKVFPGSWSQWSNTPGRPVATGDQPG; via the coding sequence ATGAGCAGCTTCGTGACCGCAACCGACCTGAACGATCTTCTCTCCCAGGGCGCTCCCGTGCGGGTGATCGACGTGCGATGGCGGCTGGACCGTCCGGACGGCCGCGACGACTACCTCGCCGGGCACATCCCCGGTGCCGTGTTCGTTCCGCTCGACGCAGAGCTCTCCACGCACGGGGAACCGGTGGAAGGGCGCCATCCGCTGCCTTCGACGCAGACGCTCCAGGCCGCCGCTCGTCGATGGGGCGTGCGTACGGGCGACACCGTCATCGCGTACGACGATGCCAAGGGCGTGTCGGCCGCTCGGGCATGGTGGCTGCTGCGCCAGGCCGGCGTCGATGTCCGTGTTCTCGCCGGCGGGATCCGCGCCTGGAAGTCCGCCGGGCTCCCCCTCGCCACGGACGACGTGTCCCCCGACAGCGGAGACGTCGTGCTGGAAGAGATCGGTCGCGATGCCCTTTCCATCGATGAGGTGGCCGCGTTCCCGGCATCCGGTGTGCTGCTCGATGTGCGCGCGCCGGAGCGATATCGCGGGGAGACCGAGCCGCTCGACCCGCTCGCAGGTCACATCCCTGGCGCGCGCAACCTCCCGACCATGCTCCACCTCGATGCCGAGGGACGGATGCTCGATCCTGAGACCGTGCGAGCGAACTTCGCCGGGGTGGGTGTGACAGGCGCGGCCCCTGTCGCCGCCTACTGCGGATCGGGCGTCACCGCAGCGCACACCGCTCTGGTCCTCAGCGAGATCGGCATCGAGGCGAAGGTGTTCCCGGGATCGTGGAGTCAGTGGTCGAACACCCCGGGCCGGCCGGTCGCCACCGGAGATCAGCCGGGCTGA
- the ribA gene encoding GTP cyclohydrolase II → MIEISTVAPSATERTRVRVPLRFADGFAATADVITFEGLVDGREHLLLALGDWSAALERAQDGGEAPLVRPHSECLTGDVFGSERCDCGPQLREAVERIADEGGFLLYLRQEGRGIGLYAKLDAYALQDSGLDTYEANVALGHGEDERDYTVAAQMLRSVGVDGIRLLSNNPDKARQLESLGIRVTDRVPTGVHLSDANSRYLEAKRDHTAHTLDLSAA, encoded by the coding sequence ATGATTGAAATTTCAACCGTCGCACCGAGCGCCACGGAACGGACCCGCGTTCGGGTGCCGCTGCGTTTCGCGGACGGGTTCGCGGCGACCGCGGACGTCATCACATTCGAGGGCCTCGTCGATGGCCGAGAGCATCTGCTGCTGGCTCTGGGCGACTGGTCGGCGGCACTGGAACGCGCGCAGGACGGCGGCGAGGCGCCGCTGGTGCGCCCGCACAGCGAATGCCTCACCGGCGATGTCTTCGGTTCCGAGCGCTGCGACTGCGGGCCTCAACTCCGCGAGGCGGTGGAGCGTATCGCCGACGAGGGCGGCTTCCTGCTGTACCTGCGTCAGGAAGGTCGCGGCATCGGCCTCTACGCCAAGCTCGACGCTTACGCCCTGCAGGACTCCGGACTCGACACCTATGAAGCCAACGTCGCTCTGGGCCATGGCGAGGACGAGCGCGACTACACGGTGGCGGCGCAGATGCTTCGGTCCGTCGGCGTGGACGGGATCCGCCTGCTCAGCAACAACCCCGACAAGGCGAGGCAGCTCGAAAGCCTCGGCATCCGCGTGACGGATCGTGTGCCCACGGGAGTGCACCTGTCGGACGCGAACTCGCGCTACCTGGAGGCCAAGCGCGATCACACCGCGCACACCCTCGACCTGTCCGCGGCGTGA
- a CDS encoding MarR family winged helix-turn-helix transcriptional regulator produces MSDRRLDDAEMATWLPAIRFVQLLPQVLDRALKAEIGLKHAHYAILVTLAGGGDGAVTMTELARIAGLSRSRLSHALDSLEAHGWVERVTCGNDKRTLSATLTDAGRELLRSAAPVHVAQIRELVLDPLTDEERSQLAAILSKLLPGITAAL; encoded by the coding sequence ATGAGCGATCGGCGACTCGACGACGCGGAGATGGCGACCTGGCTGCCGGCGATCCGCTTCGTCCAGCTGCTCCCCCAGGTGCTCGACCGCGCGCTCAAGGCGGAGATCGGACTGAAGCACGCGCACTACGCGATCCTCGTCACGCTCGCCGGCGGTGGTGATGGCGCGGTCACGATGACCGAACTCGCCCGCATCGCCGGGCTCAGCCGCTCCCGCCTCAGCCACGCTCTTGACTCACTCGAGGCGCACGGCTGGGTCGAGCGGGTCACCTGCGGCAATGACAAGCGGACGCTTTCGGCGACACTGACGGACGCCGGACGCGAGCTCCTGCGCTCGGCCGCTCCGGTTCACGTCGCGCAGATCCGCGAACTGGTGCTCGATCCGCTCACCGACGAGGAGCGCAGCCAGCTCGCCGCCATCCTGTCGAAGCTCCTCCCCGGCATCACGGCCGCCCTGTAG
- a CDS encoding helix-turn-helix domain-containing protein: MADIVSLPRAPRVRRPQPSEPEPLWRQLLGEQLRRRRHEREETLTETADKAGVSPQYLSEVERGLKEPSSEMIAAISGALETSLIELTSAVADELRSTVVPASAAVSAGRAAFMLAA; this comes from the coding sequence ATGGCCGATATCGTCTCGCTCCCCCGCGCACCCCGAGTCCGCCGCCCGCAGCCGAGCGAGCCCGAGCCGCTGTGGCGTCAGTTGCTGGGTGAACAGCTGCGACGACGACGACACGAGCGGGAGGAGACCCTCACCGAGACGGCGGACAAGGCGGGAGTCTCGCCCCAGTACCTCTCCGAGGTGGAACGCGGGCTGAAAGAGCCGTCGAGCGAGATGATCGCGGCGATCAGCGGCGCACTCGAGACTTCGCTGATCGAACTCACGAGTGCCGTGGCCGACGAGCTCCGTTCCACCGTGGTCCCGGCATCCGCCGCGGTCTCGGCTGGGCGTGCTGCCTTCATGCTCGCCGCCTGA
- a CDS encoding ClpP family protease, with the protein MSTYSIPNVIAQHPRGERIMDVYSHLLAERVIYLGTGIDAGVANALIAQLLHLDADSPESGVQFYINSEGGDPGAALAIYDTMQHIRPRIATTCVGQAIGPAALLVAAGAAGERSALAHARIVLHQPAGQSRGAIPDLILAADEVVRVRADMEAILARHSGRTLEELRVDTDRDRVFTAPAALAYGLVDTVLGERSAG; encoded by the coding sequence ATGAGCACTTACTCGATCCCCAACGTCATCGCGCAGCATCCGCGTGGCGAACGCATCATGGACGTCTACTCGCACCTGCTCGCCGAGCGCGTCATCTATCTGGGCACGGGGATCGATGCGGGTGTCGCCAACGCGCTCATCGCGCAACTGCTGCACCTTGACGCCGACAGCCCGGAGAGCGGTGTTCAGTTCTACATCAACAGCGAGGGCGGCGATCCCGGTGCGGCGCTGGCGATCTACGACACGATGCAGCACATCCGTCCGCGCATCGCGACGACCTGCGTCGGCCAGGCGATCGGCCCCGCAGCGCTACTCGTCGCGGCGGGAGCTGCCGGCGAGCGGTCAGCTCTGGCGCACGCGCGGATCGTGCTGCATCAACCTGCCGGGCAATCGCGTGGGGCCATCCCCGACCTCATCCTCGCGGCCGACGAGGTCGTGCGTGTGCGTGCCGACATGGAGGCGATCCTGGCCAGACACAGCGGTCGCACGCTCGAGGAGCTGCGCGTCGACACCGACCGGGATCGGGTCTTCACCGCACCGGCCGCCCTGGCATACGGGCTGGTCGATACGGTGCTGGGGGAGCGTTCCGCCGGCTGA
- a CDS encoding ClpP family protease, whose product MSEDNPIPHFGPEARRALFHDRVLVLDGALDDDNGTLLMTQLLALSAEDPAADVALWIHSPGGSVPSMLAIRDIMKLVPNDVSTLALGLACSAGQFLLSAGTPGKRRALPHARILMHQGSAGIGGSAGEIETQADDLRHMRDTVLGLIAEDTGQPVGRIFDDSLHDRWYTAAEALEYGFIDEIVESLAEIMPRRRARVGLGAGA is encoded by the coding sequence ATGAGCGAAGACAACCCCATCCCGCACTTCGGTCCCGAGGCCCGTCGGGCGCTGTTCCATGACCGCGTCCTCGTACTCGACGGCGCCCTCGACGACGACAACGGCACGCTGCTGATGACACAGCTGCTCGCCCTCTCGGCGGAGGATCCGGCCGCCGATGTCGCCCTGTGGATCCACTCGCCCGGCGGCTCGGTGCCGTCGATGCTCGCGATCCGCGACATCATGAAACTGGTGCCGAACGACGTATCCACCCTGGCGCTCGGCCTCGCCTGCAGTGCAGGTCAGTTCCTCCTCTCCGCCGGAACCCCGGGGAAACGCCGTGCTCTGCCGCACGCACGCATCCTCATGCATCAGGGATCCGCCGGCATCGGCGGCTCGGCGGGCGAGATCGAGACCCAGGCCGACGACCTCCGCCACATGCGTGACACCGTCCTCGGCCTCATCGCCGAGGACACCGGCCAGCCAGTCGGGCGCATCTTCGACGACTCGCTGCACGACCGCTGGTACACGGCGGCGGAGGCGCTCGAGTACGGCTTCATCGACGAGATCGTCGAGTCGCTGGCCGAGATCATGCCGCGGCGCCGCGCACGCGTCGGACTGGGGGCGGGAGCATGA
- a CDS encoding MATE family efflux transporter, translating into MATSLTTGRPWRVILSFSIPLLIGNVVQQLYQFVDTIVVGRHLGVESLAAVGATGSLLFLLLGFAWGLTSGFAIPIAQAFGGRDDAAVRRSVATGVLLTGITSVILTVVAPLIAAPILELLRTPSELMAEATVFTQISFLGAGATMFFNYLSAIIRAIGDSKTPLVFLTVSCALNVGLVILMVGPLAWGVGGAALATVVAQAVSVALCLEFVRRRLPMLHLRRADWRISRADIAEHLRLGLPMGFQASIIAIGTLTVQVALNTLGADAVAAYTTGARVDSLAVALLSSLGLAVSMYAAQNHGGRRPDRIRRGVVEAVWMSVIAGVVLGGLLIAFGTPMVRLFVGEGSDEVVELAHRMLIINGFGYWALGMLFVLRGALQGLGHTFIPTLTGVVELVMRVGAAVVLGAMIGFDGVALSNPLAWVGAIVLLVPAYVRAHRELGRQLVDPAEATATSTMAIVGPTDGSMVVDAVITRPIPTVRASRLRRLSLTRRR; encoded by the coding sequence ATGGCCACCTCCCTCACCACGGGTCGTCCGTGGCGCGTCATCCTCTCCTTCTCGATCCCGCTGCTCATCGGCAACGTCGTCCAGCAGCTGTATCAGTTCGTCGACACGATCGTCGTCGGCAGACACCTCGGCGTCGAGTCGCTCGCGGCTGTCGGTGCGACCGGAAGCCTGCTGTTCCTGCTGCTCGGCTTCGCCTGGGGTCTGACCAGCGGATTCGCCATCCCGATCGCGCAGGCCTTCGGCGGACGGGACGACGCCGCAGTGCGACGGTCGGTCGCGACCGGGGTGCTCCTCACCGGCATCACCAGCGTGATCCTGACAGTCGTGGCACCGCTCATCGCGGCACCCATCCTCGAGTTGCTGCGGACGCCGTCTGAGCTGATGGCCGAGGCCACCGTCTTCACCCAGATCAGCTTCCTCGGCGCCGGCGCCACGATGTTCTTCAACTACCTCTCGGCGATCATCCGCGCGATCGGCGACTCCAAAACGCCGCTGGTGTTCCTCACTGTGTCCTGCGCGCTCAACGTCGGCCTGGTCATCCTCATGGTCGGACCGCTCGCCTGGGGTGTCGGCGGCGCCGCGCTCGCGACCGTCGTGGCCCAGGCGGTCTCGGTGGCACTGTGCCTCGAGTTCGTTCGCCGCCGCCTCCCCATGCTGCACCTGCGTCGCGCCGACTGGCGGATCAGCCGCGCCGACATCGCCGAGCATCTGCGACTCGGGCTCCCGATGGGCTTTCAGGCGTCGATCATCGCCATCGGCACGCTCACGGTCCAGGTCGCGCTCAACACTCTCGGCGCCGACGCCGTCGCCGCATACACGACCGGGGCGCGCGTCGACAGCCTCGCCGTCGCACTGCTTTCGTCGCTGGGCCTCGCGGTGTCGATGTACGCGGCGCAGAACCATGGCGGTCGTCGACCCGACCGCATCCGTCGTGGAGTCGTGGAGGCCGTCTGGATGTCGGTCATCGCGGGTGTCGTGCTCGGAGGACTCCTGATCGCGTTCGGCACCCCGATGGTGCGTCTGTTCGTGGGGGAGGGGTCGGACGAGGTCGTCGAGCTCGCGCATCGGATGCTCATCATCAACGGATTCGGCTACTGGGCGCTCGGAATGCTCTTCGTGCTGCGCGGCGCCCTCCAAGGACTCGGCCACACGTTCATCCCCACCCTGACCGGCGTCGTCGAGCTCGTGATGCGCGTGGGGGCCGCCGTCGTGCTCGGAGCCATGATCGGCTTCGACGGCGTCGCGCTCAGCAATCCGCTCGCGTGGGTCGGGGCCATCGTGTTGCTGGTGCCCGCGTATGTCCGCGCTCACCGTGAGCTCGGACGCCAGCTCGTCGATCCCGCCGAGGCCACTGCGACCTCCACCATGGCCATCGTCGGCCCGACTGACGGCTCCATGGTCGTCGACGCTGTGATCACGCGACCGATCCCGACGGTCCGCGCGTCGCGCTTGCGCCGCCTCTCCCTGACCCGGCGCCGGTAG